The proteins below come from a single Oryzomicrobium terrae genomic window:
- the erpA gene encoding iron-sulfur cluster insertion protein ErpA: MNAVTEMPVPLNFTDAAASKVKELIDEEGNQALKLRVFVTGGGCSGFQYGFTFDEVTNDDDTAMEKNGVTLLIDPMSYQYLVGAEIDYTEGLEGSQFVIKNPNATSTCGCGSSFSV, encoded by the coding sequence ATGAATGCTGTTACCGAGATGCCCGTCCCCCTCAACTTTACCGATGCTGCGGCCTCCAAAGTGAAGGAGCTGATCGATGAAGAGGGCAACCAGGCGCTGAAGTTGCGCGTGTTCGTCACCGGCGGTGGTTGTTCCGGCTTTCAGTACGGTTTCACCTTTGATGAAGTCACCAATGATGACGACACCGCGATGGAAAAGAACGGTGTGACGCTGCTCATCGACCCAATGAGCTACCAGTACCTGGTCGGCGCCGAGATTGATTACACCGAGGGGCTCGAAGGCTCCCAGTTTGTGATCAAGAACCCGAACGCAACGTCGACCTGCGGTTGCGGATCCTCTTTTTCTGTGTGA
- the rplM gene encoding 50S ribosomal protein L13 produces the protein MKTFSAKPHEVKREWFVVDATDKVLGRLASEIARRLRGKHKPEFTPHVDTGDFIVVVNVEKLRVTGNKAEDKKYYRHSGYPGGIYETNFLKMQQRFPGRALEKAVKGMLPKGPLGYAMIKKLKCYAGDAHPHTAQQPKALEI, from the coding sequence ATGAAAACCTTTTCCGCCAAACCGCATGAGGTGAAGCGCGAGTGGTTTGTGGTGGATGCCACGGACAAAGTGCTCGGTCGCCTCGCTAGCGAAATCGCACGCCGCTTGCGCGGCAAGCATAAGCCCGAGTTCACCCCGCACGTGGATACGGGTGACTTCATTGTGGTCGTGAACGTCGAGAAGCTTCGCGTCACCGGCAACAAGGCTGAAGACAAGAAGTACTACCGGCACTCCGGCTACCCGGGCGGCATCTACGAGACCAACTTCCTCAAGATGCAGCAGCGCTTCCCCGGCCGTGCCCTCGAAAAGGCTGTGAAGGGCATGCTGCCGAAAGGCCCGCTCGGCTACGCCATGATCAAAAAGCTGAAGTGCTACGCTGGCGATGCCCATCCGCATACTGCCCAGCAGCCCAAGGCTCTGGAAATCTAA
- a CDS encoding OsmC family protein, producing the protein MECKVRWTGDGMSFLAETGSNHTIVMDGPPDAGGRNLAPRPMEMVLAGTGGCTAFDVVMILQKGRHEVTNCEVTLKADRADTDPKVFTRINFHYRVTGRNLKADVVERAVKLSKEKYCSASIMLGKTAEITHSIEIVDAA; encoded by the coding sequence ATGGAATGCAAAGTACGCTGGACCGGCGACGGCATGTCGTTTCTGGCCGAAACCGGCAGCAATCACACCATCGTGATGGATGGCCCGCCGGATGCCGGCGGCCGCAACCTGGCGCCGCGCCCCATGGAAATGGTGCTAGCAGGAACCGGCGGTTGCACCGCATTCGATGTGGTGATGATTCTGCAGAAAGGCCGGCATGAGGTGACCAACTGCGAAGTGACCCTCAAGGCGGACCGCGCCGACACCGACCCCAAAGTATTCACGCGCATCAACTTCCACTACCGGGTGACCGGGCGCAACCTCAAGGCTGATGTCGTAGAGCGTGCGGTGAAGCTATCCAAGGAAAAGTACTGCTCGGCCTCGATCATGCTGGGCAAGACGGCTGAAATCACCCACAGCATCGAAATCGTGGACGCGGCCTAA
- a CDS encoding bactofilin family protein codes for MFSSKRKSGKPQNRIDSLIGAGTRIEGDVRFSGGLRIDGEVKGNVYADKSVDSTLVISEQAQVEGEISVAHVVINGTVIGPVFAAETLELQPNAKVTGDVEYTTLEMQQGAVVQGRLIHQAGKAVELKLATSAAG; via the coding sequence ATGTTTTCCAGCAAGCGCAAGAGTGGCAAGCCGCAAAACCGGATCGATAGTCTGATTGGTGCTGGTACCCGCATCGAAGGCGATGTCCGTTTCTCGGGGGGGTTGCGTATCGATGGTGAAGTGAAGGGCAATGTCTACGCCGATAAGAGCGTCGACAGCACCCTGGTTATCAGCGAACAGGCACAGGTTGAAGGCGAGATCAGTGTGGCCCACGTCGTCATCAATGGGACGGTGATCGGCCCCGTTTTCGCTGCAGAAACTTTGGAACTTCAGCCGAACGCAAAGGTCACCGGAGATGTCGAATACACAACGCTAGAAATGCAGCAGGGGGCGGTGGTTCAGGGGCGCCTGATTCACCAGGCCGGCAAGGCTGTTGAACTCAAGCTGGCGACATCTGCCGCTGGTTGA
- a CDS encoding DUF6776 family protein, giving the protein MATLRQSSGTAESSLNIERGAQVQLAQQLRNAERENAGLKEDLAFFEGLVPGAGGAEGGPTRITRLKVERDGATNQYRFRMLIAVQTGRGQAPFKGTLEMSVQTRQGDRDVMIKVPSSDAPDVAKYRLEIRNFLRKEGVFSVPPGAVVTKVEARLVQDGAIKAQQEFTL; this is encoded by the coding sequence GTGGCAACCTTGCGCCAATCTTCCGGCACGGCAGAAAGTAGCCTCAATATCGAGCGCGGAGCCCAGGTGCAACTTGCTCAGCAACTGCGCAATGCAGAGCGGGAGAATGCGGGGCTCAAGGAGGATTTGGCTTTTTTCGAAGGGTTGGTGCCCGGTGCCGGAGGGGCCGAAGGCGGTCCGACGCGTATAACCAGGCTCAAGGTGGAGCGGGATGGTGCTACCAATCAGTACCGCTTTAGGATGCTGATCGCTGTTCAGACAGGGCGTGGCCAAGCGCCATTCAAGGGTACCTTGGAAATGTCGGTGCAGACTCGCCAGGGAGATCGGGATGTTATGATTAAAGTCCCTTCCAGCGATGCTCCCGATGTTGCCAAGTACCGCTTGGAGATCAGGAACTTTCTCCGTAAAGAAGGTGTGTTTTCCGTTCCGCCAGGGGCTGTGGTGACCAAGGTCGAGGCCCGGCTGGTGCAGGATGGTGCCATCAAGGCGCAGCAAGAATTCACCCTCTGA
- the rpsI gene encoding 30S ribosomal protein S9 yields the protein MAENFFYGTGRRKSAVARVFIKRGSGAIVVNDKPLDEYFSRETGRMVVRQPLELVEHLSTFDIRVNVAGGGESGQAGAVRHGITRALIEYDAALKSALSAAGFVTRDAREVERKKVGLHKARRRKQFSKR from the coding sequence ATGGCTGAAAACTTCTTCTACGGCACCGGCCGCCGCAAGAGCGCCGTTGCTCGCGTCTTCATCAAGCGTGGTTCTGGCGCCATCGTGGTGAATGACAAGCCCCTCGACGAATACTTCTCCCGTGAAACTGGTCGCATGGTCGTGCGTCAGCCGCTGGAGCTGGTCGAGCACCTGAGCACCTTCGATATCCGCGTGAATGTCGCTGGTGGTGGTGAGTCCGGCCAAGCCGGTGCCGTTCGCCACGGCATCACCCGCGCGCTGATCGAATACGATGCTGCCCTCAAGTCCGCCCTGTCGGCTGCTGGCTTCGTTACTCGTGATGCTCGTGAAGTTGAACGTAAGAAAGTCGGTCTGCACAAGGCCCGTCGTCGCAAGCAATTCTCCAAGCGCTAA
- a CDS encoding arginine/lysine/ornithine decarboxylase produces MKFRFPVVIIDEDFRSENASGLGIRALADAIEAEGMEVLGVTSYGDLASFAQQQSRASVFILSIDDEEFSSPAAADKAIAELRAFVSEIRLRNSEIPIFLHGETRTSRHIPNDVLRELHGFIHMYEDTPEFIARSVVREAKAYLDSLPPPFFRALTHYASDGSYSWHCPGHSGGVAFLKSPVGQMFHQFFGENMLRADVCNAVEELGQLLDHTGPVAASERNAARIFNCDHLYFVTNGTSTSNKIVWHSTVAPGDIVIVDRNCHKSILHAIMMTGAIPVFLMPTRNHYGIIGPIPKSEFAWENIQKKIAAHPFAKDSQGKPRVLTITQSTYDGVLYNVEAIKAELDGKIDTLHFDEAWLPHAAFHDFYGDYHAIGEDRPRCQQSMVFSTQSTHKLLAGLSQASQILVQDAENNKLDRDVFNEAYLMHTSTSPQYSIIASCDVAAAMMEAPGGTALVEESISEALDFRRAMRKVGEEWAGEANGHWWFKVWGPDDLSEEGIEERDAWMLKAGERWHGFGDLAEGFNMLDPIKATIITPGLDVDGEFAERGIPAAIVTKYLAEHGVIVEKCGLYSFFIMFTIGITKGRWNTMVTELQQFKDDYDKNQPLWRVLPEFVAKNPRYERVGLRDLCKEIHAVYRAKDVARLTTEMYLSDMVPAMRPADAFAKMAHREIERVAIDQLEGRITSVLLTPYPPGIPLLIPGERFNATIVQYLQFAREFNERFPGFETDIHGLVKEVGEDGKSRYFVDCVR; encoded by the coding sequence ATGAAGTTCCGCTTCCCCGTCGTCATCATCGACGAAGATTTCCGTTCCGAGAACGCCTCGGGTTTGGGCATCCGCGCCCTGGCTGACGCTATCGAGGCCGAGGGTATGGAGGTGCTGGGGGTCACCAGCTACGGCGACCTCGCTTCGTTCGCCCAACAGCAGAGCCGGGCCTCGGTATTCATTCTGTCGATCGACGATGAGGAGTTCTCCTCCCCGGCCGCCGCCGACAAAGCCATCGCCGAACTGCGCGCCTTCGTCAGCGAGATCCGTCTGCGCAACAGCGAGATCCCCATCTTCCTGCATGGCGAGACCCGCACTTCGCGGCATATCCCCAACGATGTGCTGCGCGAACTGCATGGCTTCATCCATATGTATGAAGACACCCCGGAGTTCATCGCCCGCAGCGTGGTGCGCGAAGCCAAGGCCTACCTGGATTCCCTGCCGCCGCCGTTCTTCCGCGCCCTGACCCATTACGCTTCCGACGGCTCCTATTCCTGGCACTGCCCGGGGCATTCCGGCGGCGTCGCCTTCCTGAAGAGCCCGGTGGGCCAGATGTTCCACCAGTTCTTCGGCGAGAACATGCTACGCGCCGACGTCTGCAACGCCGTGGAAGAGCTGGGTCAGCTGCTCGATCACACCGGCCCGGTGGCCGCCTCGGAACGCAACGCGGCGCGCATCTTCAACTGTGACCACTTGTACTTCGTCACCAACGGCACCTCCACCTCGAACAAGATCGTCTGGCACTCCACCGTGGCTCCCGGCGACATCGTCATCGTGGACCGCAACTGCCACAAGTCGATCCTGCACGCGATCATGATGACCGGGGCGATCCCGGTGTTCCTGATGCCGACGCGCAACCACTACGGCATCATCGGACCGATCCCCAAGAGTGAATTCGCCTGGGAGAACATCCAGAAGAAAATCGCCGCCCACCCCTTCGCCAAGGACAGCCAGGGCAAGCCTCGGGTGCTGACCATCACCCAGTCCACCTACGACGGTGTGCTCTACAACGTGGAAGCGATCAAGGCCGAGCTGGACGGCAAGATCGACACCCTGCACTTCGACGAGGCCTGGCTGCCCCACGCCGCCTTCCACGACTTCTACGGCGACTACCACGCCATCGGCGAAGACCGGCCGCGCTGCCAGCAGTCCATGGTGTTCTCCACCCAGTCCACCCACAAGCTCCTGGCCGGCCTGTCCCAGGCCTCCCAGATCCTGGTGCAAGATGCCGAGAACAACAAGCTCGACCGCGACGTGTTCAACGAGGCGTACTTGATGCACACCTCGACCTCGCCCCAGTACTCGATCATCGCCTCCTGCGACGTGGCGGCGGCGATGATGGAAGCCCCGGGGGGCACCGCCCTGGTGGAAGAATCCATCTCCGAGGCCCTCGACTTCCGCCGCGCCATGCGCAAGGTGGGTGAGGAATGGGCCGGCGAAGCCAACGGCCACTGGTGGTTCAAGGTGTGGGGCCCGGACGACCTGTCCGAGGAAGGCATCGAGGAGCGCGACGCCTGGATGCTGAAGGCTGGCGAGCGCTGGCACGGCTTCGGCGACCTGGCCGAAGGCTTCAACATGCTCGACCCGATCAAGGCCACCATCATCACCCCGGGTCTGGACGTGGACGGCGAGTTCGCCGAGCGTGGCATCCCGGCGGCCATCGTCACCAAGTACCTGGCCGAGCACGGCGTGATCGTGGAAAAGTGCGGCCTCTACTCGTTCTTCATCATGTTTACCATCGGCATCACCAAGGGCCGCTGGAACACCATGGTGACCGAGCTGCAGCAGTTCAAGGACGACTACGACAAGAACCAGCCCCTGTGGCGCGTGCTCCCCGAGTTCGTGGCCAAGAACCCGCGCTACGAGCGGGTCGGCCTGCGCGACCTGTGCAAGGAGATCCACGCCGTCTACCGGGCCAAGGATGTGGCCCGCCTGACCACCGAGATGTACCTCTCGGACATGGTGCCGGCGATGCGCCCGGCGGATGCCTTCGCCAAGATGGCCCACCGGGAGATCGAGCGGGTCGCCATCGACCAGCTCGAAGGGCGCATCACCAGCGTGCTGCTCACCCCCTACCCGCCGGGCATCCCCCTGCTCATCCCCGGCGAGCGCTTCAACGCCACCATCGTCCAGTACCTGCAGTTCGCCCGGGAGTTCAACGAGCGCTTCCCTGGCTTCGAGACCGACATCCACGGCCTGGTCAAGGAAGTGGGCGAAGATGGCAAGAGCCGCTACTTCGTCGACTGCGTACGCTGA